The Phaeacidiphilus oryzae TH49 region CCGGCGATTTGCCCGCGGGCCGCGCCGTCCCGTAATCTCGGACGAGCCAAAGACCGCTGGTCGTCATCATGCCCGGATCCTCGTGGTTCGAGCGAAGGTGATCGAAGGTTCCGCGCAGACTTCTGCGGCGGGCGGCCCGCGCAGGTGGAATGGAGAACTTCTCGCTCCAGGGCGTCCTCTGACGCCATGTCGAGCGAATCGAGCCCCGTGCCCCTGCGCCGGGGCTCTTGTCGTTCGGGGACGCGCTTCCATCCCGCGGTGATGGCACAGCAGGTCGACGGAATGGTCGGCCACGCATCGACATCACGGAAGGAGGCGTAAGCCTATGGCGAGGCCCGACAAGGCTGCCGCTGTCGCCGAGCTGACGGACAAGTTCCGTACCTCGAACGCGGCCGTGCTGACCGAGTACACCGGACTTTCCGTGGCGCAGCTGAAGACGCTGCGTCGCTCGCTCGGTGAGAACGCCCAGTACGCCGTGGTGAAGAACACGCTGACCAAGATCGCCGCCAACGAGGCGGGGATCACCGAGCTGGACGCCCTCTTCCAGGGGTCGACCGCTGCCGCCTTCATCACCGGTGACCCGGTGGAGTCGGCCAAGGCTCTGCGTGACTTCGCCAAGGAGAACCCCGCCCTGGTCATCAAGGGCGGTGTGCTCGACGGCAAGGCTCTGTCCGCCGAAGAGATCACCAAGCTCGCGGACCTCGAGTCCCGCGAGGTGCTGCTCGCCAAGCTGGCGGGCGCCATGAAGGCCAAGCAGTCGCAGACTGCCGCGCTCTTCCAGGCGCTCCCCTCGAAGCTCGTCCGCACCGTGGAGGCGCTTCGGGCCAAGCAGGCCGAGCAGGGCGGTGCCGAGTAATTCGGCTCGCGTAGTGACCGGAGCCTGTCGGCCCCGGTCGTGAGCGGGCCGGACCGCCCGCCGAAATCGACAAACCCGGCACCAGCCGATTAGTGGAAGGACGCCATCATGGCGAAGCTCACCCAGGACGACCTGCTCGCGCAGTTCGAGGAGATGACCCTCATCGAGCTCTCCGAGTTCGTGAAGGCCTTCGAGGAGAAGTTCGACGTCACCGCCGCCGCCCCGGCCGCCGTGGTCGCCGCTGCCCCGGGTGCCCCGGGCGCCGGCGCCGAGGCCGCTGAGGAGCAGGACGAGTTCGACGTCATCCTCGAGTCGGCCGGCGACAAGAAGATCCAGGTCATCAAGGAGGTCCGCGGTCTGACCTCGCTGGGTCTGAAGGAGGCCAAGGACCTCGTGGACGGCACCCCGAAGCCGGTCCTGGAGAAGGTCAAGAAGGAGGACGCGGAGAAGGCCAAGGCTGCCCTCGAGGGCGCCGGCGCCACCGTCACCATCAAGTGACGTTGTCCCGCGGACATCTTCGGACCGTCGCCTGACGGTCCTCAGCGGCGGGGCGGACACCCAACGGGTGTCCGCCCCGCTGTCGTATCCGGGCGCCGTGCGGCCGCCCGCCCCCCTGTCCCTTACGGGGGGATTTGCCGCTTCCGGGCCCGGGCTGCGCGCGCTTGTCGGTCCCTACGAGTAT contains the following coding sequences:
- the rplL gene encoding 50S ribosomal protein L7/L12 — protein: MAKLTQDDLLAQFEEMTLIELSEFVKAFEEKFDVTAAAPAAVVAAAPGAPGAGAEAAEEQDEFDVILESAGDKKIQVIKEVRGLTSLGLKEAKDLVDGTPKPVLEKVKKEDAEKAKAALEGAGATVTIK
- the rplJ gene encoding 50S ribosomal protein L10, whose amino-acid sequence is MARPDKAAAVAELTDKFRTSNAAVLTEYTGLSVAQLKTLRRSLGENAQYAVVKNTLTKIAANEAGITELDALFQGSTAAAFITGDPVESAKALRDFAKENPALVIKGGVLDGKALSAEEITKLADLESREVLLAKLAGAMKAKQSQTAALFQALPSKLVRTVEALRAKQAEQGGAE